Proteins from a single region of Phalacrocorax carbo chromosome 25, bPhaCar2.1, whole genome shotgun sequence:
- the HOXB13 gene encoding homeobox protein Hox-B13, which yields MQPPEPRGPPGLEGLLAAGGFAGGQGRGLLPPPPPALGAHSPPPGMNPGYPAEGPAEPPKPPPAAPPPPPAAPPGPAASAPLPYGYFGSGYYSCRVARSSLKAGPAPGPFPAEKYLDPPTGSEDFQSRPTEFAFYPGYGTPYQPVAGYLDVSVVPGLGGPGESRHEALLPVDGYHQPWALGGGWSSQMCCPKEQGQAGYLLKSAFADPGGQLPPDGCSFRRGRKKRVPYSKGQLKELEKEYASSKFITRDKRRKISAATNLTERQITIWFQNRRVKEKKVVAKIKTTSSSTP from the exons ATGCAGCCCCCggagccccgcggccccccgggCCTCGAGGGGCTCCTGGCAGCCGGCGGCTTCGCAGGcggccagggcagggggctgctgccccctccccccccggccctgGGTGCCCATTCGCCTCCCCCCGGGATGAACCCCGGTTACCCGGCTGAGGGTCCGGCCGAGCCGCCCaagccgccccccgccgccccgccgccgccccccgccgccccgccgggccccgccgcctccgccccgcTGCCCTACGGCTACTTCGGCAGCGGTTACTACTCCTGCCGCGTCGCCCGCAGCTCCCTGAAagccggcccggccccgggaccCTTCCCCGCCGAGAAATACCTGGACCCCCCCACGGGCAGCGAGGACTTCCAGAGCCGCCCCACCGAGTTCGCTTTCTACCCCGGCTACGGGACCCCGTACCAGCCCGTCGCCGGTTACCTGGACGTGTCGGTCGTACCGGGGCTGGGCGGCCCGGGGGAGAGCCGGCATGAAGCTCTGCTGCCCGTGGACGGTTACCATCAGCCGTGGGCTCTGGGCgggggctggagcagccagATGTGCTGCCCCAAAGAGCAGGGCCAGGCCGGCTACCTCCTGAAATCCGCCTTTGCAG ACCCCGGCGGGCAGCTGCCCCCCGACGGCTGCTCCTTCCGCCGGGGCCGCAAGAAGAGGGTCCCGTACAGCAAGGggcagctgaaggagctggagaaggagtACGCCAGCAGCAAGTTCATCACCCGCGACAAGAGGAGGAAGATCTCCGCCGCCACCAACCTCACGGAGCGGCAGATCACCATCTGGTTCCAGAACAGGCgggtgaaagagaaaaaagtcgtcgccaaaatcaaaaccaccagcagcagcaccccgTGA